The genomic DNA ACAACGCCGCGGCACCCCACGTCCCATGGATGGTGCTGACGATGGGGCTGCTGGCGACCGCCGCAAATCTGCTATACGTCGGACGCGACGTGATGGTCCGCCGGGTCTCCACGCCGCAGCGCGTCCTTGATGAACTGGCAGCGCTAAACCCACTGCCAGAAAGCGAAGCCCCGATCGATCCGCTAGCCTAGAACGCCTGTAGGATTTGAAACGGACATCGTCGGAAAACACTAACAGCTGTCGACGGATCTATTCGTCGACCGAATCAACACGCGGCGGATCGCTGCGTTCGGGATCGCCTTCGCGAGGCGGGCGGCGGTCGTTGGATCGATTCTCACCGCGAGGAGGTCCGCCGCCGCGATTACCTGGTTCGAAGCCCGACGAATCGAAACCGGGGCCTCGGCCATCGGATCCGCGTCGGTCGGGACCGCGGCGATCCCAAGGACGCATCCCGCCGCGCCCACCGCGACTTCGCAACGCCTTCAGCGCTTCGCTGGGGTCGCTCAAATCGATCCGCTCGCGAAGCATCGCATCAGCCGATTCGTAGGTGTCCAGCGGATTGTTGCCAAAGCCGTCGATCGGTGAGCGTTTGAAAGTCGCAAACATCGCCCAAAGGAACAGCTGACCTTGTTGTTCGCCAATATTTTCCAGGCGTTGCAAAGACTGAGTCGCTTTGGGGCTGAGCGATTTTCGGATCGATTGTTGCTCCCGTGGAGTCAGCGGCCGCATCCTGGAAGGCCCTTCGTCGCGTGCCGGCCCGTTTCGCATCGCCGGCAACACAAACGTCTTGACCAACATATGTCCAAGCACATCGTCGACGCTCATCCCTTGCTGTTTGCTGATCGCCTTTGCCCGGCCCTGCAAACCGGCCAACCCTTCTTCGGAAAAGAAGTTCGGCAAGTCAGCCACTCGCGTCTGGGCAATCTGGAAAAGAGCTTGATACAAATGATCCAGATCCTCCGCCGCCAATTGTTCCTGCCCTCCTTTGCGCGTCTCCTGGATAGTCTCGGCGACCAACTGCAATCGTTCGGCAGCCGATGCCGATTGCAATTTTGTCTGCAGCGGCGGGGAGAGCGTATCGAGCCAATCGACATAACTGACTAACGTCTGCGTCAACCGCTCGGCATCGTCGCGAGATTCGATCTGTTGCATGTACTGTTTAAGTTCGGCTTGCCGCGCCGCCGGCTGGGCGATCAATTGTTCATACTGCAACTGCAGGTCGCGTTTCAGATCGGCAGGCATCTCGGCCAG from Rosistilla oblonga includes the following:
- a CDS encoding anti-sigma factor family protein, which gives rise to MEATRPIDDGSHSDLDEQLVAYLDGELEDNQRAALEERLMEDPDCKQRLRTLQQTFDMLDELPRTTVNSDFARTTVEMIAINASQELEIVKQRRPWKLTAATVGLVFTTAITFLVGVVIVRGYQRQQQSELLEGLAVAEHLRAYSQIKGDADLKFFAELAEQSAWQEHVSISRDLEELPTRDVQSRLSAAAEAARTEQLAEMPADLKRDLQLQYEQLIAQPAARQAELKQYMQQIESRDDAERLTQTLVSYVDWLDTLSPPLQTKLQSASAAERLQLVAETIQETRKGGQEQLAAEDLDHLYQALFQIAQTRVADLPNFFSEEGLAGLQGRAKAISKQQGMSVDDVLGHMLVKTFVLPAMRNGPARDEGPSRMRPLTPREQQSIRKSLSPKATQSLQRLENIGEQQGQLFLWAMFATFKRSPIDGFGNNPLDTYESADAMLRERIDLSDPSEALKALRSRGGRGGMRPWDRRGPDRRGSDGRGPGFDSSGFEPGNRGGGPPRGENRSNDRRPPREGDPERSDPPRVDSVDE